A section of the Cottoperca gobio chromosome 17, fCotGob3.1, whole genome shotgun sequence genome encodes:
- the plvapa gene encoding plasmalemma vesicle associated protein a isoform X2: MYSSGYSQVSKTSPQAQKKMQYRSKGKSCGYYMRIVFFFSSLIQSLIIVSLVLFLVYGKTQDSASTSRILDLEESFSRLSIENVVLRQQRKNLTNLLNTTLIVKARNDWDLAKLLDIANISAILIQEMDRKQHQCISDLFFCKSAGQFNAQCPTTFQLASNCNCGPLTDQLRARLALVESNFTQTSQRMSREMDQIVKERDDINLEVIRLRRVKSTHEKEVDFFKQKCKDDFSQSLNGISNVSKAFLEKINSLFPSHIAFQLTCPKQREHLEQIRSNCTSLSMEVEDRFQRYLNSVGERVSGIQSESSRLKAENWRLTEDYRGCSTNRTGLILQHRQNLDKLQRKHDEDKERLLMDKMKLNGDIEVLNNNVKYKSKVIDHLTEQNKQLNMSCMSKTGFGEFAGGSTSRTGTLSGGGQLGRLGLALNKPASTGTGSSLSTGLGSSSGSVYNKPASTGTGSSLSTGLGSSSGSVFNKPASTGSNGGVGLNKPVLSSGRGSSFSGASSWPSGIGSNKPTSSVKSSSGSSAGSSSGSSSGSSSGSSAGSSSGSSSGSTSKSGSSSSGFGSWFTGSSGQTKTGSGTGKAPSTSNSGTGSSFGAGRTSGLGGDTNRVAQHLMALQRIINPPSGPEEKQDLSRMLG; the protein is encoded by the exons ATGTACAGCAGTGGCTACTCCCAGGTCTCCAAGACCAGCCCGCAAGCCCAAAAGAAGATGCAGTACCGCTCAAAGGGCAAGAGCTGCGGCTACTACATGCGcattgtcttcttcttctcatcgcTCATTCAGTCTCTTATCATAGTCAGCCTCGTGCTCTTTCTGGTCTATGGTAAGACGCAGGACTCGGCATCCACATCACGCATCCTGGACCTGGAGGAGAGCTTCAGCCGACTCTCCATAGAGAATGTCGTCCTGAGGCAGCAGAGGAAGAACCTGACCAACTTACTCAACACCACCCTGATTGTGAAGGCCCGCAACGACTGGGACCTTGCCAAACTCCTGGACATCGCCAACATCTCAGCAATCCTTATCCAAGAAATGGACAGGAAGCAG CACCAGTGCATTAGCGACTTGTTCTTTTGCAAGAGCGCAGGACAATTTAATGCCCAATGCCCAACCACAT TCCAACTTGCTTCCAACTGTAACTGTGGGCCACTAACTGATCAGCTAAGAGCCAGGCTTGCGCTTGTGGAGTCCAACTTCACGCAAACAAGTCAGAGGATGAGCAGGGAAATGGACCAGATTGTCAAAGAGAGGGACGACATTAACTTGGAGGTCATCCGTCTGCGGAGAGTCAAATCCACACATGAAAAGGAAGTGGATTTCttcaaacaaaaatgcaaagatGACTTTTCCCAGTCCTTAAATGGTATCTCCAATGTCTCCAAGGCTTTCCTAGAGAAGATCAATTCCCTCTTCCCTTCACACATCGCCTTCCAGCTCACCTGTCCAAAACAGAGGGAACACCTGGAGCAGATCCGCAGCAACTGCACCAGCCTGTCTATGGAAGTGGAGGACAGGTTTCAGCGTTACCTGAATAGTGTGGGAGAACGGGTGTCGGGCATCCAGTCTGAGAGCAGCCGTCTTAAGGCAGAGAACTGGCGACTGACTGAAGACTACCGAGGGTGCAGCACGAACCGCACGGGCCTGATCCTGCAGCACAGGCAGAACTTGGACAAGCTTCAGCGGAAACACGATGAGGACAAGGAGAGGCTCCTGATGGACAAGATGAAGCTAAATGGAGATATAGAAGTCCTGAACAACAATGTCAAGTATAAAAGTAAAGTGATTGATCACCTTACAGAGCAAAACAAGCAGCTCAACATGTCCTGCATGTCTAAG ACAGGGTTTGGTGAATTTGCCGGCGGCTCAACCTCTCGCACAGGCACACTCTCTGGTGGGGGTCAGCTTGGTAGGTTAGGGTTAGCATTGAATAAGCCAGCATCAACTGGGACGGGCTCTTCCTTATCAACTGGGTTAGGTAGCTCCTCTGGGTCAGTATACAATAAGCCAGCATCAACTGGGACGGGCTCTTCCTTATCAACTGGGTTAGGTAGCTCCTCTGGGTCAGTATTCAATAAGCCAGCATCAACAGGTTCAAATGGTGGGGTAGGTTTAAATAAGCCAGTACTGAGTAGTGGGAGAGGCTCCTCATTTTCTGGGGCATCATCTTGGCCAAGCGGGATAGGCTCAAATAAGCCAACATCAAGTGTTAAAAGTTCCTCAGGGTCATCTGCTGG GTCCTCCTCAGGGTCATCCTCTGGGTCCTCCTCAGGGTCATCCGCTGGGTCCTCCTCAGGGTCATCCTCTGGATCAACAAGTAAAAGTGGGTCAAGCAGCTCTGGATTTGGATCTTGGTTTACGGGTAGCTCAGGGCAAACTAAGACAGGAAGTGGAACAGGGAAAGCACCATCAACAAGCAATAGTGGAACTGGATCGTCCTTTGGTGCAGGAAGAACGAGTGGACTGGGAGGTGACACAA ACAGGGTTGCTCAGCACCTTATGGCTCTGCAGCGCATCATCAACCCCCCCTCTGGCCCAGA aGAGAAACAAGATCTCTCCAGAATGTTGGGTTAG
- the plvapa gene encoding plasmalemma vesicle associated protein a isoform X1, whose amino-acid sequence MYSSGYSQVSKTSPQAQKKMQYRSKGKSCGYYMRIVFFFSSLIQSLIIVSLVLFLVYGKTQDSASTSRILDLEESFSRLSIENVVLRQQRKNLTNLLNTTLIVKARNDWDLAKLLDIANISAILIQEMDRKQHQCISDLFFCKSAGQFNAQCPTTFQLASNCNCGPLTDQLRARLALVESNFTQTSQRMSREMDQIVKERDDINLEVIRLRRVKSTHEKEVDFFKQKCKDDFSQSLNGISNVSKAFLEKINSLFPSHIAFQLTCPKQREHLEQIRSNCTSLSMEVEDRFQRYLNSVGERVSGIQSESSRLKAENWRLTEDYRGCSTNRTGLILQHRQNLDKLQRKHDEDKERLLMDKMKLNGDIEVLNNNVKYKSKVIDHLTEQNKQLNMSCMSKTGFGEFAGGSTSRTGTLSGGGQLGRLGLALNKPASTGTGSSLSTGLGSSSGSVYNKPASTGTGSSLSTGLGSSSGSVFNKPASTGSNGGVGLNKPVLSSGRGSSFSGASSWPSGIGSNKPTSSVKSSSGSSAGSSSGSSSGSSSGSSSGSSSGSSSGSSSGSSAGSSSGSSSGSTSKSGSSSSGFGSWFTGSSGQTKTGSGTGKAPSTSNSGTGSSFGAGRTSGLGGDTNRVAQHLMALQRIINPPSGPEEKQDLSRMLG is encoded by the exons ATGTACAGCAGTGGCTACTCCCAGGTCTCCAAGACCAGCCCGCAAGCCCAAAAGAAGATGCAGTACCGCTCAAAGGGCAAGAGCTGCGGCTACTACATGCGcattgtcttcttcttctcatcgcTCATTCAGTCTCTTATCATAGTCAGCCTCGTGCTCTTTCTGGTCTATGGTAAGACGCAGGACTCGGCATCCACATCACGCATCCTGGACCTGGAGGAGAGCTTCAGCCGACTCTCCATAGAGAATGTCGTCCTGAGGCAGCAGAGGAAGAACCTGACCAACTTACTCAACACCACCCTGATTGTGAAGGCCCGCAACGACTGGGACCTTGCCAAACTCCTGGACATCGCCAACATCTCAGCAATCCTTATCCAAGAAATGGACAGGAAGCAG CACCAGTGCATTAGCGACTTGTTCTTTTGCAAGAGCGCAGGACAATTTAATGCCCAATGCCCAACCACAT TCCAACTTGCTTCCAACTGTAACTGTGGGCCACTAACTGATCAGCTAAGAGCCAGGCTTGCGCTTGTGGAGTCCAACTTCACGCAAACAAGTCAGAGGATGAGCAGGGAAATGGACCAGATTGTCAAAGAGAGGGACGACATTAACTTGGAGGTCATCCGTCTGCGGAGAGTCAAATCCACACATGAAAAGGAAGTGGATTTCttcaaacaaaaatgcaaagatGACTTTTCCCAGTCCTTAAATGGTATCTCCAATGTCTCCAAGGCTTTCCTAGAGAAGATCAATTCCCTCTTCCCTTCACACATCGCCTTCCAGCTCACCTGTCCAAAACAGAGGGAACACCTGGAGCAGATCCGCAGCAACTGCACCAGCCTGTCTATGGAAGTGGAGGACAGGTTTCAGCGTTACCTGAATAGTGTGGGAGAACGGGTGTCGGGCATCCAGTCTGAGAGCAGCCGTCTTAAGGCAGAGAACTGGCGACTGACTGAAGACTACCGAGGGTGCAGCACGAACCGCACGGGCCTGATCCTGCAGCACAGGCAGAACTTGGACAAGCTTCAGCGGAAACACGATGAGGACAAGGAGAGGCTCCTGATGGACAAGATGAAGCTAAATGGAGATATAGAAGTCCTGAACAACAATGTCAAGTATAAAAGTAAAGTGATTGATCACCTTACAGAGCAAAACAAGCAGCTCAACATGTCCTGCATGTCTAAG ACAGGGTTTGGTGAATTTGCCGGCGGCTCAACCTCTCGCACAGGCACACTCTCTGGTGGGGGTCAGCTTGGTAGGTTAGGGTTAGCATTGAATAAGCCAGCATCAACTGGGACGGGCTCTTCCTTATCAACTGGGTTAGGTAGCTCCTCTGGGTCAGTATACAATAAGCCAGCATCAACTGGGACGGGCTCTTCCTTATCAACTGGGTTAGGTAGCTCCTCTGGGTCAGTATTCAATAAGCCAGCATCAACAGGTTCAAATGGTGGGGTAGGTTTAAATAAGCCAGTACTGAGTAGTGGGAGAGGCTCCTCATTTTCTGGGGCATCATCTTGGCCAAGCGGGATAGGCTCAAATAAGCCAACATCAAGTGTTAAAAGTTCCTCAGGGTCATCTGCTGGGTCCTCCTCAGGGTCATCCTCTGGGTCCTCCTCAGGGTCATCCTCTGGGTCCTCCTCAGGGTCATCCTCTGGGTCCTCCTCAGGGTCATCCGCTGGGTCCTCCTCAGGGTCATCCTCTGGATCAACAAGTAAAAGTGGGTCAAGCAGCTCTGGATTTGGATCTTGGTTTACGGGTAGCTCAGGGCAAACTAAGACAGGAAGTGGAACAGGGAAAGCACCATCAACAAGCAATAGTGGAACTGGATCGTCCTTTGGTGCAGGAAGAACGAGTGGACTGGGAGGTGACACAA ACAGGGTTGCTCAGCACCTTATGGCTCTGCAGCGCATCATCAACCCCCCCTCTGGCCCAGA aGAGAAACAAGATCTCTCCAGAATGTTGGGTTAG